The following proteins are co-located in the Castanea sativa cultivar Marrone di Chiusa Pesio chromosome 8, ASM4071231v1 genome:
- the LOC142608127 gene encoding aluminum-activated malate transporter 2-like produces MEIVSPAIHEKASLSSRVWWLFEALPKRLTAKVIETASNTKKLAQDDPRRVTHSIKVGLALSLVSLFYYYQPLYDNFGVSAMWAVMTVVVVFEFSVGATLGKGLNRALATLLAGALGLAAHHLANLSGHIGEPILLGLFVFIQAATSTFVRFFPKIKARYDYGLLIFILTFSLISVSGFRDAEILELAYKRLSTILIGGSSCVIISILVRPIWAGEDLHNLIALNMEKLANFLEHPSITEYFKTSENGESNDGKSFLQGYKSVLNSKSNEESLANFARWEPCHGQFNFRHPWKQYLTIGTLTRECAYRIDALSGHLNSDIQAMPEICSKIQEACTTMSLESGKCLRELACGVRAMTHPSSAKPHISKAKIAAKKLKLLLKSSLWEQDADLLAVIPSVTVASLLIDIVNCTEKIADSVLELASLAHFESVDPTVSPEKSQVGQGEPDKPLTEIACPQVVIIVDGSENDNPPGPLTNRHIEM; encoded by the exons ATGGAGATTGTTAGTCCTGCAATCCATGAGAAAGCAAGTCTGTCGTCTCGTGTGTGGTGGTTGTTCGAGGCCTTGCCTAAGAGGTTGACAGCCAAGGTGATTGAGACTGCTAGTAACACAAAAAAACTTGCCCAAGATGATCCGAGAAGAGTAACTCATTCGATAAAAGTGGGACTGGCACTCTCCTTGGTTTCATTATTCTACTACTATCAACCACTCTATGACAATTTTGGTGTCTCAGCAATGTGGGCTGTAATGACTGTGGTTGTCGTCTTTGAATTCTCTGTAG GAGCCACTCTTGGAAAAGGTTTAAATAGGGCATTGGCAACATTACTAGCGGGTGCTCTAGGACTTGCAGCACACCACTTAGCTAACCTATCTGGCCACATAGGTGAGCCCATTTTACTTGGGCTTTTTGTCTTCATACAAG CTGCAACATCAACATTTGTACgattttttccaaaaatcaaGGCCAGATATGATTATGGGTTGTTGATATTCATATTGACATTCTCATTGATATCTGTGTCTGGTTTTCGAGATGCTGAGATATTAGAATTAGCGTACAAGAGACTATCAACCATTCTCATAGGTGGCTCAAGCTGTGTGATTATCTCCATTTTGGTTCGCCCTATTTGGGCGGGTGAAGATCTTCACAATCTCATTGCTCTCAACATGGAAAAGCTAGCCAACTTCTTAGAACATCCATCCATAACAG AATACTTCAAAACATCAGAGAATGGAGAGTCTAATGACGGCAAGTCGTTTCTGCAAGGATACAAAAGTGTTCTCAATTCGAAAAGTAATGAAGAATCTTTG GCAAATTTTGCAAGATGGGAACCATGTCATGGACAGTTCAATTTTCGCCATCCATGGAAACAATACCTTACAATTGGAACCCTAACTCGCGAATGTGCATACCGAATTGATGCGCTTAGTGGCCACCTCAACTCCGATATTCAA GCCATGCCAGAAATTTGCAGTAAAATCCAGGAGGCATGCACAACAATGAGCTTGGAAAGTGGCAAATGCCTAAGAGAATTAGCATGTGGAGTGAGAGCAATGACTCACCCATCATCGGCAAAACCCCATATTTCAAAAGCTAAAATTGCGGCCAAGAAACTCAAATTGTTACTCAAGTCAAGCTTATGGGAACAAGATGCTGACCTCTTAGCAGTGATACCAAGTGTCACTGTGGCTTCATTACTAATTGATATTGTCAACTGCACAGAGAAAATCGCTGATTCTGTGCTTGAGCTTGCCTCCTTAGCACATTTTGAGAGTGTAGACCCTACTGTATCCCCAGAAAAATCACAAGTGGGACAAGGTGAACCAGATAAACCGCTCACTGAGATTGCTTGCCCTCAAGTTGTTATAATAGTTGATGGGTCAGAAAATGACAATCCTCCGGGACCCTTGACTAATAGACACATTGaaatgtaa